The Malus domestica chromosome 06, GDT2T_hap1 genome has a segment encoding these proteins:
- the LOC139196935 gene encoding uncharacterized protein, producing MTGSTQEVPNPSEDTRTRSVHARSQSQNSEPCLAMEQFRRLTRELRETKKTADDVLKMAEAKNAVEGATGTKRQRAEEEDKGSSSSSAPYSNRVEVTENQGEEDHRGKGSKKVKDVDLREQIEKIVKGYKPQTLAELALEAARGIRKSPFTEDILKAKKPAKFTQPKFRLFEGATDPVEHIYHFQQQMALEGNDEALMCKLFPSSLSGSSLTWFRQLKPRSIGSFTELCEAFISQYVCNRRPRKDITILFNTKQNVGESLKSYMTRFTEEMSTLEECDSHTASLAFREGVLPGTKMRKSLIETPPLDMREVMARADGIIRLEEEEFIQSKQATATIVTSPAGTTTKDLSGY from the coding sequence ATGACTGGATCCACACAAGAAGTTCCGAATCCTTCTGAAGATACAAGGACTCGATCGGTACACGCAAGGTCTCAATCCCAAAATAGTGAACCTTGTCTCGCCATGGAACAATTTAGAAGGTTAACGAGGGAATTGCGTGAAACAAAAAAGACAGCAGATGACGTGTTGAAGATGGCTGAAGCGAAAAATGCAGTAGAAGGTGCAACCGGCACCaagagacaacgtgcagaagaggAAGATAAGGGGAGCAGCTCTAGTAGCGCGCCATACAGTAACCGTGTTGAAGTGACGGAAAATCAGGGCGAAGAGGATCACAGGGGAAAAGGATCGAAAAAGGTAAAGGATGTTGATTTGCGAGAACAAATTGAGAAGATTGTGAAGGGATATAAGCCCCAGACCCTGGCAGAACTTGCCTTGGAAGCAGCCAGAGGGATTCGCAAATCGCCATTCACAGAGGACATCCTGAAAGCTAAAAAACCTGCCAAGTTCACCCAACCAAAGTTTAGGCTATTCGAAGGTGCAACTGATCCCGTCGAACACATTTACCACTTTCAACAACAAATGGCGCTTGAAGGAAACGATGAGGCCCTCATGTGCAAGTTGTTCCCCTCAAGTCTTTCGGGGTCATCGTTAACTTGGTTTAGGCAACTGAAACCGAGGTCTATCGGAAGTTTCACAGAGCTTTGCGAAGCATTCATATCCCAATATGTCTGCAATCGGAGGCCAAGAAAAGATATTACGATCTTGTTCAACACCAAACAAAATGTTGGCGAGAGCCTCAAAAGCTACATGACTAGGTTCACCGAAGAAATGTCCACCCTAGAAGAATGTGATTCCCACACTGCGTCTTTGGCATTCCGAGAAGGGGTGTTGCCTGGAACAAAGATGCGTAAGTCATTGATCGAAACGCCACCACTGGACATGAGGGAGGTGATGGCCCGAGCTGATGGAATCATCAGATTAGAGGAAGAGGAATTTATCCAATCAAAGCAGGCCACCGCGACTATTGTTACATCTCCAGCGGGCACTACCACGAAAGATTTGAGTGGATATTGA